Proteins encoded together in one Staphylococcus aureus window:
- a CDS encoding valine--tRNA ligase: MEMKPKYDPREVEAGRYEEWVKNGYFKPSEDKSKETYTIVIPPPNVTGKLHLGHAWDTTLQDIITRMKRMQGYDTLYLPGMDHAGIATQAKVEAKLNEQGITRYDLGREKFLEQAWDWKEEYASFIRAQWAKLGLGLDYSRERFTLDEGLSKAVKKVFVDLYNKGIIYRGERIINWDPKARTALSDIEVIHEDVQGAFYHFKYPYADGEGFIEIATTRPETMLGDTAIVVNPNDERYKDVIGKTVILPIVGRELPILADEYVDIDFGSGAMKVTPAHDPNDFEIGQRHQLENIIVMDENGKMNDKAGKYEGMDRFDCRKQLVKDLKEQDLVIKIEDHVHSVGHSERSGAVVEPYLSTQWFVRMEDLAKRSLDNQKTDDRIDFYPQRFEHTFNQWMENIRDWTISRQLWWGHQIPAWYHKETGEIYVGEEAPTDIENWQQDEDVLDTWFSSALWPFSTLGWPDLESEDFKRYYPTNALVTGYDIIFFWVARMIFQGLEFTDRRPFNDVLLHGLVRAEDGRKMSKSLGNGVDPMDVIDEYGADSLRYFLATGSSPGHDLRYSTEKVESVWNFINKIWNGARFSLMNIGEDFKVEDIDLSGNLSLADKWILTRLNETIATVTDLSDKYEFGEVGRALYNFIWDDFCDWYIEMSKIPMNSNDEEQKQVTRSVLSYTLDNIMRMLHPFMPFVTEKIWQSLPHEGDTIVKASWPEVRESLIFEESKQTMQQLVEIIKSVRQSRVEVNTPLSKEIPILIQAKDKEIETTLSQNKDYLIKFCNPSTLNISTDVEIPEKAMTSVVIAGKVVLPLEGLIDMDKEISRLEKELAKLQSELDRVDKKLSNENFVSKAPEKVINEEKRKKQDYQEKYDGVKARIEQLKA; the protein is encoded by the coding sequence ATGGAAATGAAACCAAAATATGATCCTCGTGAAGTTGAAGCGGGACGTTATGAAGAATGGGTAAAGAATGGTTATTTTAAACCGTCAGAAGATAAATCAAAAGAAACATATACAATTGTTATCCCGCCACCAAATGTAACTGGTAAATTACATTTAGGACATGCATGGGATACGACTTTACAAGATATCATTACACGTATGAAACGTATGCAAGGATACGATACGTTATACTTACCAGGTATGGATCATGCTGGTATTGCGACACAGGCAAAGGTAGAAGCTAAATTAAATGAACAAGGAATAACTAGATATGATCTTGGTCGTGAAAAGTTTTTAGAACAGGCATGGGATTGGAAAGAAGAGTATGCGTCATTTATTCGTGCGCAATGGGCTAAATTAGGTCTAGGTTTAGATTATAGTAGAGAACGTTTTACTTTAGATGAAGGTTTAAGTAAAGCAGTTAAAAAAGTTTTTGTTGATTTATACAATAAAGGAATTATTTATCGTGGCGAACGTATTATAAATTGGGATCCTAAAGCACGTACAGCTTTATCTGATATTGAAGTAATACATGAAGATGTTCAAGGTGCGTTTTATCATTTTAAATATCCTTACGCTGATGGTGAAGGTTTTATTGAAATTGCAACAACAAGACCAGAAACGATGTTAGGTGATACAGCGATTGTTGTTAACCCTAATGACGAACGATACAAAGATGTAATCGGTAAAACTGTTATATTACCAATCGTAGGACGCGAACTGCCTATTTTAGCAGATGAGTATGTTGATATAGACTTCGGTTCTGGTGCTATGAAAGTGACACCAGCACATGACCCTAATGATTTTGAAATTGGTCAAAGACATCAATTAGAAAATATTATCGTTATGGATGAAAATGGTAAAATGAACGACAAAGCGGGTAAATATGAAGGTATGGACCGTTTTGATTGTCGTAAACAGCTAGTTAAAGATTTAAAAGAACAAGATTTAGTTATCAAGATTGAAGATCATGTTCATTCTGTAGGTCATTCAGAACGATCTGGCGCTGTTGTTGAACCATATTTATCAACACAATGGTTTGTGCGCATGGAAGACTTAGCGAAACGTTCATTAGATAACCAAAAAACAGATGATCGTATTGATTTTTATCCGCAACGTTTCGAACATACATTTAACCAATGGATGGAAAATATTAGAGATTGGACGATTTCAAGACAATTATGGTGGGGTCATCAAATTCCGGCTTGGTATCATAAAGAAACAGGCGAAATATATGTTGGAGAAGAAGCGCCAACTGATATTGAAAATTGGCAACAAGATGAAGATGTATTAGATACGTGGTTCTCAAGTGCTTTATGGCCTTTCTCTACGTTAGGTTGGCCTGATTTAGAAAGTGAAGACTTTAAACGATACTACCCAACAAATGCCTTAGTTACAGGTTACGATATTATCTTTTTCTGGGTAGCACGCATGATATTCCAAGGCTTAGAATTTACAGATCGTCGTCCATTTAATGATGTATTATTACACGGTTTAGTTCGTGCTGAAGACGGGCGTAAGATGAGTAAATCATTAGGTAATGGTGTGGATCCAATGGATGTTATTGACGAATACGGTGCTGATAGCTTGCGTTACTTCTTAGCAACAGGTTCATCTCCAGGACATGATTTAAGATACTCAACTGAAAAAGTTGAGTCAGTGTGGAACTTTATCAATAAAATCTGGAATGGGGCACGTTTCAGTTTAATGAATATCGGTGAAGACTTTAAAGTTGAAGATATCGATTTAAGTGGTAACTTATCATTAGCAGATAAATGGATTCTAACACGTTTAAATGAAACGATTGCAACAGTTACTGATTTAAGTGACAAATATGAATTCGGCGAAGTTGGACGTGCATTATATAATTTCATTTGGGATGATTTCTGTGATTGGTACATTGAAATGAGTAAAATTCCAATGAATAGTAATGATGAAGAACAAAAACAAGTTACACGTTCAGTATTGAGTTATACTTTAGACAATATTATGAGAATGCTACATCCATTCATGCCATTTGTAACAGAGAAAATATGGCAAAGTTTACCACATGAAGGTGACACAATTGTTAAAGCTTCATGGCCAGAAGTGCGTGAATCATTGATTTTTGAAGAAAGTAAACAAACAATGCAACAACTTGTTGAAATCATTAAATCTGTAAGACAATCACGTGTAGAAGTAAATACGCCATTGTCTAAAGAAATACCTATTTTAATTCAAGCTAAAGATAAAGAAATTGAAACAACTTTATCACAAAACAAAGATTATTTAATCAAATTCTGTAATCCTAGTACCTTAAATATTAGCACTGACGTGGAAATTCCTGAGAAAGCAATGACATCAGTTGTAATTGCAGGTAAAGTGGTATTACCATTAGAAGGGCTAATTGATATGGATAAGGAAATCAGCCGTTTGGAAAAAGAATTAGCTAAACTTCAAAGCGAATTAGATAGAGTAGATAAAAAGCTCTCTAATGAAAACTTTGTAAGTAAAGCACCTGAAAAGGTTATAAATGAAGAAAAACGTAAAAAACAAGATTATCAAGAAAAATATGATGGTGTGAAGGCAAGAATTGAACAATTAAAAGCATAG
- a CDS encoding DNA-3-methyladenine glycosylase I has protein sequence MNECAFGTKDPVYLDYHDHVWGQPLYDSKALFKLLALESQHAGLSWLTILKKKEAYEEAFYDFEPEKVAQMTAQDIDRLMTFPNIVHHRKKLEAIVNQAQGYLKIEQAYGSFSKFLWSYVNGKPKDLQYEHASDRITVDDTATQLSKDLKQYGFKFLGPVTVFSFLEAAGLYDAHLQDCPSKPKHN, from the coding sequence ATGAATGAATGCGCATTTGGTACTAAAGATCCAGTCTACTTAGACTATCATGATCATGTATGGGGACAACCGCTCTATGATAGCAAGGCATTGTTTAAACTTTTAGCATTAGAATCACAACATGCTGGGCTATCTTGGTTAACTATTTTAAAAAAGAAAGAAGCCTATGAAGAAGCATTTTATGATTTCGAACCAGAAAAGGTAGCACAAATGACCGCTCAAGATATCGACCGCTTAATGACTTTTCCAAATATCGTTCATCATCGTAAAAAATTAGAAGCAATTGTTAATCAAGCTCAAGGGTATTTAAAAATTGAACAAGCATATGGTAGTTTTAGTAAATTTTTATGGTCATATGTAAATGGTAAGCCTAAAGATTTGCAGTATGAACATGCTTCTGATCGTATCACAGTTGATGATACTGCAACACAACTATCTAAAGATTTAAAACAATACGGGTTTAAATTTTTAGGTCCAGTAACAGTATTTTCGTTTTTAGAAGCAGCCGGTTTATATGATGCACATTTACAAGATTGTCCATCAAAGCCTAAACATAATTAA
- a CDS encoding AbrB family transcriptional regulator — protein MAMIYRNNFIVFVLSFFISILLYSSHVLLPFMFGPIIASIICVKVFKLDIKWPFLLSELGIVLLGVQIGSTFTKNVVMDIKNNWLSIIVVSISILLIAIVMAFVFKKIARINTETAILSVIPGALTQMLVMAEQDKRANLLVVSLTQTSRIIFVVVLVPFISYFFHDGNMHANGKLTKVLPLSQVLNIGQIVILAIAIFIVYLIMSKIKFPTFQLLAPLIVLIVWNFSTGLTFTLDHWLLNMAQLIYMIRIGVQIAHLLSDLKGRLAIAITIQNIMLIIGALIMVYIIHFFDNNPINELFLGAAPGGVNQIVLVALATGADVAMITSYHIFRIFFILFIIAPGINYFLKYRSNKRED, from the coding sequence ATGGCAATGATATATAGAAATAATTTCATTGTGTTCGTTTTATCATTTTTTATTAGTATTCTACTGTATTCATCGCACGTATTACTTCCATTTATGTTTGGTCCTATTATCGCATCAATCATTTGTGTAAAAGTTTTCAAACTTGATATTAAATGGCCATTCTTACTTAGTGAATTAGGTATTGTACTATTAGGTGTGCAAATCGGATCAACGTTTACGAAAAATGTCGTTATGGATATTAAAAACAATTGGCTTTCGATTATTGTTGTATCTATTTCGATATTATTAATTGCAATAGTAATGGCATTTGTTTTTAAAAAAATTGCACGTATTAATACAGAAACAGCTATTTTAAGTGTTATACCAGGAGCACTAACACAAATGCTGGTCATGGCTGAACAAGACAAACGTGCTAATTTGTTAGTTGTTAGCTTAACGCAAACATCACGAATTATATTTGTTGTTGTTTTAGTACCGTTCATTTCATATTTTTTTCATGATGGTAACATGCATGCGAATGGAAAGTTAACAAAAGTCTTGCCTTTATCACAAGTATTAAACATAGGGCAAATAGTTATTTTAGCGATAGCTATCTTTATAGTTTATCTAATTATGTCTAAAATAAAGTTTCCAACATTTCAATTATTAGCACCACTCATTGTATTAATTGTTTGGAATTTTTCTACAGGTTTAACATTTACACTAGATCATTGGTTGTTGAACATGGCACAACTAATATATATGATTAGAATTGGAGTTCAAATTGCGCATTTATTGTCAGATTTAAAAGGTAGACTAGCAATCGCAATTACAATTCAAAATATTATGTTGATAATTGGTGCGCTAATCATGGTTTATATCATACATTTCTTTGATAATAATCCTATTAATGAATTGTTTCTTGGTGCAGCACCAGGAGGGGTTAATCAGATAGTTTTAGTTGCATTAGCTACTGGTGCCGATGTTGCTATGATTACGAGTTATCATATTTTCCGAATCTTTTTCATCCTATTTATTATTGCACCAGGAATTAATTACTTTTTAAAATATCGTTCGAATAAGCGTGAAGATTAG
- the hemL gene encoding glutamate-1-semialdehyde 2,1-aminomutase, producing MRYTKSEEAMKVAETLMPGGVNSPVRAFKSVDTPAIFMDHGKGSKIYDIDGNEYIDYVLSWGPLILGHRDPQVISHLHEAIDKGTSFGASTLLENKLAQLVIDRVPSIEKVRMVSSGTEATLDTLRLARGYTGRNKIVKFEGCYHGHSDSLLIKAGSGVATLGLPDSPGVPEGIAKNTITVPYNDLDALKIAFEKFGNDIAGVIVEPVAGNMGVVPPIEGFLQGLRDITTEYGALLIFDEVMTGFRVGYHCAQGYFGVTPDLTCLGKVIGGGLPVGAFGGKKEIMDHIAPLGNIYQAGTLSGNPLAMTSGYETLSQLTPETYEYFNMLGDILEDGLKRVFAKHNVPITVNRAGSMIGYFLNEGPVTNFEQANKSDLKLFAEMYREMAKEGVFLPPSQFEGTFLSTAHTKEDIEKTIQAFDTALSRIVK from the coding sequence ATGAGATATACGAAATCAGAAGAAGCAATGAAGGTTGCTGAAACTTTAATGCCTGGTGGTGTAAATAGTCCAGTACGCGCATTTAAATCAGTAGATACACCAGCAATTTTTATGGATCACGGTAAAGGTTCAAAAATTTATGATATCGATGGTAACGAGTATATCGACTATGTACTAAGTTGGGGACCACTTATTTTAGGACATAGAGACCCTCAAGTTATTAGTCATTTACATGAAGCAATTGATAAAGGTACAAGTTTTGGTGCATCAACATTACTTGAAAATAAATTGGCGCAGCTCGTTATTGACCGAGTACCTTCAATAGAAAAAGTGCGTATGGTGTCATCTGGTACAGAAGCTACATTGGATACTTTAAGATTAGCACGTGGTTATACTGGCAGAAATAAAATTGTGAAATTTGAAGGTTGCTATCATGGTCATAGTGATTCGTTATTAATCAAAGCTGGTTCTGGGGTGGCAACATTAGGATTGCCGGATTCTCCTGGTGTGCCTGAAGGTATTGCTAAAAATACAATTACAGTTCCATACAATGATTTAGATGCACTTAAAATCGCTTTCGAAAAATTTGGAAACGATATTGCTGGTGTAATCGTAGAACCTGTTGCTGGTAATATGGGTGTCGTACCGCCGATTGAAGGTTTTTTACAGGGATTAAGAGATATTACGACTGAATACGGCGCATTGCTAATTTTCGATGAAGTAATGACTGGTTTCAGAGTCGGTTATCATTGTGCACAAGGTTACTTTGGTGTGACACCAGATTTAACTTGCTTAGGAAAAGTTATCGGTGGAGGACTACCTGTAGGTGCATTTGGTGGTAAAAAAGAAATCATGGATCATATAGCACCATTAGGAAATATTTATCAAGCGGGTACGTTATCAGGAAATCCTCTTGCAATGACAAGTGGTTATGAAACGTTAAGCCAATTAACGCCAGAGACATATGAGTATTTTAATATGTTAGGCGATATACTTGAAGACGGTTTAAAACGTGTATTTGCTAAACACAATGTACCAATAACTGTAAATAGAGCAGGTTCAATGATTGGTTATTTCTTAAATGAAGGACCTGTAACTAATTTTGAACAAGCGAATAAAAGTGATTTGAAATTATTTGCAGAAATGTATCGAGAAATGGCAAAAGAAGGTGTGTTTTTACCACCATCTCAATTTGAAGGTACATTCTTATCTACGGCACACACGAAAGAAGATATTGAAAAAACGATTCAAGCATTTGATACGGCTTTAAGTCGTATTGTAAAATAA
- the hemB gene encoding porphobilinogen synthase yields MKFDRHRRLRSSATMRDMVRENHVRKEDLIYPIFVVEKDDVKKEIKSLPGVYQISLNLLESELKEAYDLGIRAIMFFGVPNSKDDIGTGAYIHDGVIQQATRIAKKMYDDLLIVADTCLCEYTDHGHCGVIDDHTHDVDNDKSLPLLVKTAISQVEAGADIIAPSNMMDGFVAEIRRGLDEAGYYNIPIMSYGVKYASSFFGPFRDAADSAPSFGDRKTYQMDPANRLEALRELESDLKEGCDMMIVKPALSYLDIVRDVKNHTNVPVVAYNVSGEYSMTKAAAQNGWIDEERVVMEQMVSMKRAGADMIITYFAKDICRYLDK; encoded by the coding sequence ATGAAATTTGATAGACATAGAAGATTGAGATCATCAGCGACAATGAGAGATATGGTTAGAGAGAATCATGTAAGAAAAGAAGATTTAATATATCCAATTTTTGTAGTTGAAAAAGACGATGTGAAAAAAGAAATTAAGTCATTGCCAGGTGTATACCAAATCAGTTTGAATTTACTTGAAAGTGAATTAAAAGAAGCTTATGACTTAGGCATACGTGCCATTATGTTTTTCGGTGTTCCAAACTCAAAAGATGATATAGGTACTGGTGCATACATTCACGATGGTGTTATTCAACAGGCAACACGTATTGCTAAAAAAATGTATGATGACTTATTAATTGTTGCAGACACTTGTTTATGTGAATATACTGATCATGGTCATTGTGGCGTGATTGATGACCATACACATGACGTTGACAATGATAAATCATTGCCACTACTTGTTAAAACAGCAATTTCTCAAGTGGAAGCTGGTGCTGATATTATTGCGCCAAGTAATATGATGGATGGTTTTGTTGCTGAAATTCGTCGTGGATTAGATGAAGCCGGCTATTACAATATTCCTATAATGAGTTATGGTGTCAAGTATGCATCAAGTTTCTTTGGACCTTTTAGAGATGCAGCAGATTCAGCGCCATCATTTGGGGATAGAAAAACGTATCAGATGGACCCTGCTAACCGTTTGGAAGCACTTCGTGAATTAGAAAGTGATCTTAAAGAAGGGTGCGACATGATGATTGTTAAACCTGCTCTAAGTTATTTAGATATAGTTCGAGATGTTAAAAATCATACGAATGTTCCAGTTGTTGCATATAATGTGAGTGGAGAATATAGTATGACTAAAGCAGCGGCACAAAATGGTTGGATAGATGAAGAACGTGTCGTTATGGAACAAATGGTTTCAATGAAACGTGCAGGTGCTGATATGATTATTACGTATTTTGCAAAGGACATTTGTCGCTATTTAGATAAATAA
- a CDS encoding uroporphyrinogen-III synthase, with translation MKPVVVMTQTNDMQSDLVSIIHKPFIDIKPLNFDIHLLNQRYDWLIFSSKNAVKFFYKYLKGINVDNIAVIGSKTAQYCESLGIRVDFMPNDFSQEGFLKSFNQTNQKILLPSSELARPLLLAALSKDNEVVKIDLYTSVPNKQNIQDVKEMIEHQQIDALTFSSSSAVRYYFNEGFVPKFKSYFAIGEQTARTIKSYQQPVTIAEIQTLESLIEKILESRG, from the coding sequence ATGAAGCCAGTTGTAGTTATGACACAAACAAATGACATGCAAAGTGATTTAGTATCAATTATTCACAAACCCTTTATTGATATAAAGCCACTAAATTTTGATATTCATTTGTTAAATCAACGCTATGACTGGCTTATTTTTTCATCTAAAAATGCTGTGAAATTCTTTTATAAATATCTAAAAGGAATTAATGTTGATAACATTGCTGTGATAGGAAGTAAGACAGCGCAATATTGTGAATCACTTGGCATTCGAGTTGATTTTATGCCAAACGACTTTTCTCAAGAAGGATTTTTAAAATCATTTAATCAAACTAACCAAAAAATACTTTTGCCTTCGAGTGAATTGGCGAGACCATTGTTATTAGCAGCGTTATCTAAAGATAATGAAGTTGTTAAAATAGATTTATATACTTCAGTGCCTAACAAACAAAATATACAAGATGTTAAAGAAATGATAGAACATCAACAAATCGATGCATTAACATTTTCAAGTTCGTCGGCAGTACGTTATTATTTTAATGAAGGATTTGTACCAAAATTCAAGTCGTATTTTGCTATTGGAGAACAAACAGCACGGACCATTAAATCATATCAACAACCAGTAACAATTGCAGAAATTCAAACACTCGAATCACTAATTGAAAAGATTTTAGAAAGTAGGGGCTAA
- the hemC gene encoding hydroxymethylbilane synthase, with translation MRKLVVGSRRSKLALTQSQQFIDKLKAVEPNLEIEIKEIVTKGDRIVDKQLSKVGGKGLFVKEIQHELFEKNIDMAIHSLKDVPSVIPEGLTLGCIPDRELPFDAYISKTHTPLSQLPEGSIIGTSSLRRGAQILSKYPNLEIKWIRGNIDTRLEKLQTEDYDAIILAAAGLRRMGWSDDIVTSYLDRDTLLPAIGQGALGIECRSDDEELLTLLSKVHNDEVAKCVTAERTFLAEMDGSCQVPIAGYATISDQNEIEFTGLIMTPDGKERFEYTMNGTDPVELGKTVSNKLKEQGAYEIIKRLNEQH, from the coding sequence ATGCGTAAATTAGTCGTTGGCTCCAGAAGAAGTAAATTAGCTTTAACACAAAGCCAGCAATTTATTGATAAATTAAAAGCTGTCGAGCCAAATCTAGAAATTGAAATTAAAGAAATTGTCACGAAAGGCGATCGTATAGTAGATAAACAATTGTCTAAAGTCGGAGGCAAAGGCTTATTTGTTAAAGAAATACAACATGAACTTTTTGAAAAAAATATCGATATGGCAATACACTCGCTTAAAGACGTACCAAGTGTAATTCCGGAAGGTTTAACATTAGGTTGTATCCCTGATAGAGAATTACCTTTTGATGCGTATATTTCTAAAACACATACACCACTATCCCAATTGCCAGAAGGCAGTATTATTGGTACTAGTTCATTACGTCGTGGTGCACAAATATTATCTAAGTATCCTAATTTAGAGATTAAATGGATTAGAGGTAATATAGATACACGATTAGAAAAGTTACAAACTGAAGATTATGATGCGATTATTTTAGCTGCAGCTGGTTTAAGAAGAATGGGCTGGTCAGATGATATTGTAACATCTTATCTTGATAGAGATACATTGTTACCTGCAATCGGACAAGGTGCTTTAGGGATAGAATGTCGTAGTGACGATGAAGAACTATTAACATTATTAAGCAAAGTACATAATGATGAGGTTGCAAAATGTGTGACTGCTGAACGAACGTTTTTAGCAGAAATGGATGGTAGTTGTCAGGTGCCAATTGCAGGATATGCTACAATCTCAGATCAAAACGAAATCGAATTTACAGGTTTAATTATGACCCCAGATGGTAAAGAACGATTTGAATATACAATGAACGGAACAGATCCGGTTGAGTTAGGCAAAACAGTGAGTAACAAATTAAAAGAGCAAGGTGCTTATGAAATTATAAAACGCTTAAATGAACAACATTAA
- the ccsA gene encoding cytochrome c biogenesis protein — MQENLFIRFNEIILLIYLISIICYFYDFVQKSHKIRSLGIYLLGIVWVLQTISLSIFIIQTRHIPLGSISDVFYTLSWLIISISLILNLIKVLNFSVFFLNLIGLTLLGMNTFQPTHYTNKVQKIAVVDELLLVHIGLAVLSYVFFALAFVNALLYIMQYRNLKEKRFDQKYFRIGSVATLESIVFYSTLSGWIILIFSIILGTQWGVISVGERIFIDPKVILSSIITVLYGSYILLRINKWLNSRYLIYYNIILFCLNMINLFFATHFVN; from the coding sequence ATGCAAGAAAACCTGTTTATTCGATTCAATGAAATTATATTATTAATATACTTAATCAGTATCATTTGCTATTTTTATGATTTTGTACAAAAAAGTCATAAGATTAGAAGTTTAGGCATATATTTATTGGGGATTGTTTGGGTTTTACAAACAATCTCTTTATCTATTTTTATTATACAAACTAGACATATTCCATTAGGGTCTATTTCAGATGTATTCTATACTTTAAGTTGGCTGATTATTTCAATCTCTTTAATTCTTAACCTTATCAAAGTTTTGAATTTCTCTGTGTTTTTCTTGAATTTAATAGGGTTAACACTTTTAGGGATGAATACATTTCAACCGACACATTATACTAATAAGGTTCAGAAAATTGCTGTTGTAGACGAGTTACTGTTAGTCCATATCGGTCTAGCTGTGTTAAGTTATGTCTTCTTTGCCTTAGCTTTTGTCAATGCATTACTGTATATCATGCAATACCGTAATTTGAAGGAAAAACGTTTTGATCAAAAATACTTTAGAATTGGTAGCGTTGCTACACTTGAATCAATTGTGTTTTACTCAACGTTAAGTGGGTGGATAATTCTCATATTTAGTATTATTTTAGGTACACAGTGGGGTGTAATTTCAGTTGGTGAACGTATATTCATTGACCCGAAGGTAATACTCTCTTCAATTATTACAGTATTATATGGAAGTTATATTTTACTTAGAATCAACAAATGGTTGAATTCAAGATATTTAATATACTATAACATTATTTTATTTTGCTTAAATATGATTAATTTATTTTTTGCAACACATTTTGTGAATTGA
- the hemA gene encoding glutamyl-tRNA reductase, protein MHFIAISINHRTADVALREQVTFRDDALRIAHEDLYETKSILENVILSTCNRTEVYAVVDQIHTGRYYIQRFLARAFGFEVDDIKAMSEVKVGDEAVEHLLRVTSGLDSIVLGETQILGQIRDAFFLAQSTGTTGTIFNHLFKQAITFAKRAHNETDIADNAVSVSYAAVELAKKVFGKLKSKQAIIIGAGEMSELSLLNLLGSGITDITVVNRTIENAMKLAAKHQVKYDELSSLPNLLESADIVISSTSAQSYIITNEMIERIAENRKQDSLVLIDIAVPRDIEPGISAITNIFNYDVDDLKGLVDANLRERQLAAATISEQIPTEIHAHNEWISMLGVVPVIRALREKAMAIQAETMDSIDRKLPGLSERERKIISKHTKSIINQMLKDPIKQAKELSSDKKSNEKLELFQNIFDIEAECPHEQAKQQKESKVKEISARRIFSFE, encoded by the coding sequence ATGCATTTTATTGCAATTAGTATAAATCATCGCACAGCTGATGTTGCACTAAGAGAGCAAGTTACTTTTAGAGATGATGCCTTACGAATTGCCCATGAAGATTTATATGAAACTAAATCTATTTTAGAAAATGTCATATTATCAACATGTAATCGAACTGAAGTATATGCTGTTGTTGATCAAATTCACACAGGTCGTTACTATATTCAACGATTTCTAGCTCGTGCATTTGGATTTGAAGTAGATGATATTAAAGCAATGTCAGAAGTAAAAGTGGGGGACGAAGCAGTAGAACATTTATTGCGTGTCACTTCTGGTTTAGATTCAATCGTACTTGGAGAAACTCAAATTTTAGGTCAAATAAGAGATGCATTTTTCTTAGCGCAAAGCACAGGTACGACAGGAACAATTTTTAATCATCTATTTAAACAGGCAATTACTTTTGCAAAAAGAGCACATAATGAAACAGATATAGCTGATAATGCTGTAAGTGTGTCTTATGCTGCGGTCGAGTTGGCGAAAAAAGTATTTGGCAAATTGAAAAGTAAGCAAGCTATCATTATTGGTGCAGGGGAAATGAGTGAATTATCACTATTAAATCTTCTTGGTTCTGGAATTACTGATATTACAGTAGTAAATAGAACAATTGAAAATGCTATGAAATTAGCAGCAAAGCATCAAGTGAAATATGATGAACTATCATCATTACCAAATTTACTTGAAAGTGCAGATATTGTGATTAGTTCAACGAGTGCACAATCTTATATCATTACAAATGAAATGATAGAAAGAATTGCAGAAAATAGAAAGCAAGATTCACTAGTATTGATTGATATTGCAGTTCCTCGAGATATTGAACCTGGTATTAGTGCCATCACAAACATCTTTAATTATGATGTTGATGACTTAAAAGGTTTAGTTGATGCAAACTTACGTGAGCGACAATTAGCGGCTGCAACAATTTCGGAACAAATTCCTACAGAAATACATGCACACAATGAGTGGATTAGTATGTTGGGTGTTGTTCCAGTGATTAGAGCTTTACGTGAAAAAGCTATGGCAATTCAAGCAGAAACGATGGACAGTATTGATCGTAAATTGCCAGGGTTAAGCGAAAGAGAACGTAAAATTATATCTAAACATACAAAAAGTATCATCAATCAAATGTTGAAAGATCCTATTAAACAGGCCAAAGAATTAAGTAGTGATAAGAAAAGTAATGAAAAATTAGAGCTATTTCAAAATATATTTGATATCGAAGCTGAATGTCCTCATGAGCAAGCGAAGCAACAAAAAGAAAGCAAGGTCAAGGAAATTTCAGCGCGACGTATCTTTAGTTTTGAATAA